A genomic region of Oncorhynchus mykiss isolate Arlee chromosome 4, USDA_OmykA_1.1, whole genome shotgun sequence contains the following coding sequences:
- the slc25a47a gene encoding solute carrier family 25 member 47-A codes for MHIADFAAGSIGGACGVAVGYPLDTVKVRIQTQKQFTGIWHCFITTLSKEGVHGFFKGMSLPVTTVSMTSSVVFGMYRNCRQCLSQLRGGPGTPNTKPEIFLSGLAGGVATVTVMSPGDIVKVRLQCQTESMPARKGANLPKPKYRGPVHCLLTIVREEGVLGLYRGALPLMLRDGPSYATYFLTYSTLCEWFTPTGKKGPEWTGVMLAGGVAGMTGWTVGTPMDVIKARLQMDGARDIKRYKGFVHCITETVRMEGSGVFFRSLGINCLRAFPVNMVVFATYELLVGFLRTQPDAIEPPKLEFE; via the exons ATGCATATTGCCGATTTCGCGGCAGGATCCATAGGAG GGGCATGTGGTGTTGCTGTGGGATATCCTCTTGATACAGTAAAG GTGAGGATACAAACTCAGAAGCAGTTCACTGGAATTTGGCATTGCTTCATAACAACGTTATCTAAAGAAGGG GTCCATGGCTTCTTCAAGGGGATGTCCCTGCCTGTTACCACAGTTTCCATGACTTCCTCTGTGGTGTTTGGGATGTACAGGAACTGCCGTCAGTGTCTCAGTCAGCTGAGGGGAGGACCAGGAACCCCAAACACCAAACCAGAAATCTTCCTCTCCGGCCTGGCCGGGGGTGTGGCTACG GTGACAGTGATGTCACCAGGCGACATAGTGAAAGTCAGGCTGCAGTGTCAGACAGAGTCCATGCCAGCCAGAAAAGGGGCCAACTTGCCCAAACCCAAGTACCGCGGCCCCGTCCACTGTCTCCTGACCATCGTCAGAGAGGAGGGGGTACTGGGGCTCTACAGGGGAGCTCTGCCTCTCATGCTAAGAGACGGACCGTCCTACGCCACCTATTTCCTGACTTACAGCACACTCTGTGAGTGGTTCACCCCGACTGGAAAGAAGGGACCAG AGTGGACAGGGGTGATGCTGGCTGGCGGGGTGGCTGGTATGACCGGCTGGACAGTGGGTACGCCCATGGACGTGATTAAGGCTCGCCTCCAGATGGACGGAGCCAGGGATATCAAGAGATACAAGGGCTTTGTCCACTGCatcacagagacagtcaggatgGAGGGGTCAGGGGTGTTCTTTAGGAGCTTGGGTATCAACTGTCTACGTGCCTTCCCTGTCAACATGGTGGTGTTCGCTACCTATGAACTCCTGGTCGGCTTCCTCAGAACACAGCCTGATGCTATAGAACCCCCCAAACTAGAGTTTGAGTAG